In Parus major isolate Abel chromosome 8, Parus_major1.1, whole genome shotgun sequence, a single window of DNA contains:
- the DEPDC1 gene encoding DEP domain-containing protein 1A isoform X2, which yields MCGYIQIPDLGSGKPSVQEEKCDPQPSKTPHLNSFKSTECLLLSLLLKEPDEEEKGGASRRFSSEELRAQNHRGKKWQQHKLPHQQGSAGNTIGGSCQNLAGFRNDQKAPGAFRTRCYSLERIGAAASSVCYRGGSGALRGGGVSTMARGELPEEHKATSLLELGWHSSAQSQSHGLRRVPAPHPRAGELGDGSSWGKLSLLGRSSSRSCGAIDRASAEPTGQPRPQPRGQGRATPSVGSRTEGCAISIPRRLCRSSTALAQHPVPPSPCVLPGTNLLQPHLERIAVEALQICCLLLPPPNRRKLQLLLRMMARISGNVDMPRLHDAMGNRSLLIQTFSRCVLRCAEEEDLDELLSSRLVSFLMDHQQEIFQVPTYLQVAVWDHLQYMKVAQCKQEKEEICAILPTYSYCKQITPQEFEEQKVSTSQAAMAELLENIIKDKNLSVKDKKKKLKQFQKEYPQIYRSRFPTTEAEALLLENKPSIKQPLLSLRKAKFGSLRY from the exons ATGTGTGGCTACATCCAAATTCCTGATCTGGGCAGTGGAAAACCTTCTGTCCAAGAGGAGAAATGTGACCCTCAGCCTTCAAAAACTCCTCACTTGAACTCTTTCAAGTCCACTGAGTGTCTTCTCCTAAGCCTGCTCCTCAAAGAGCCTgatgaggaggagaaaggaggagcTTCCAGGAGGTTTTCCTCGGAAGAGCTGAGAGCCCAAAACCACCGTGGAAAGAAatggcagcagcacaaactgCCACATCAGCAAGGGAGTGCTGGGAACACGATAGGAGGCAGCTGCCAGAACCTTGCAGGATTCAGGAATGACCAAAAGGCACCTGGAGCATTTAGGACAAGGTGTTACTCCTTGGAAAGAattggagctgctgcttcaagCGTGTGTTATAGAGGAGGAAGCGGTGCCCTGAGGGGAGGTGGTGTGAGCACCATGGCGAGAGGAGAACTGCCAGAGGAGCACAAAGCGACCtcgctgctggagctgggctggcatAGCTCAGCTCAAAGCCAGAGCCACGGCCTCAGGAGAGTGCCTGCCCcacatcccagggctggggagctgggggatggcagctcctggggaaagCTGAgcctgctgggcaggagcagctcccggAGCTGCGGGGCCATCGACAGAGCCAGCGCTGAGCCCACGGGGCAGCCGCGGCCTCAGCCCCGCGGGCAAGGACGAGCCACCCCCTCGGTGGGCAGCAGGACTGAGGGCTGTGCCATCAGCATCCCCAGGAgactctgcaggagcagcacagcactggcacagcaccCTGTCCCCCCCTCCCCCTGTGTGCTGCCTGGCACAA ATCTCCTGCAGCCTCACCTGGAAAGAATTGCAGTGGAAGCTCTGCAGatctgctgcttgctgctgccaCCCCCGAACCgcaggaagctgcagctgctgctgaggatgaTGGCCAGGATCAGTGGCAATGTTGACATGCCACGGCTGCACGATGCCATGGGCAACAGGTCCTTG CTGATCCAGACGTTTTCCCGCTGTGTCCTGCGCTGTGCAGAGGAAGAGGACCTGGATGAGCTGCTTTCCTCACGCTTGGTTTCCTTCCTGATGGACCATCAGCAGGAAATATTCCAAGTCCCAACTTACCTGCAGGTTGCAGTGTGGGATCACCTCCAGTACATGAAGGTGGCTCAG tgcaaacaggaaaaagaagaaatttgtgCCATCTTGCCAACGTATTCCTACTGCAAACAAATCACTCCTCAGGAGTTTGAAGAACAAAAGGTCTCCACCTCACAGGCTGCAatggcagagctcctggagaACATCATCAAGGATAAAAACCTCTCTGtgaaggacaaaaagaaaaagttaaaacag TTCCAGAAGGAATATCCCCAGATCTACAGGAGCAGGTTCCCAACGACGGAGGCGGAAGCGCTGCTCCTGGAGAACAAACCCAGCATCAAACAGCCCTTGCTGAGCCTCAGGAAAGCCAAATTTGGCAGCCTCAGGTACTGA